The Cryptosporangium aurantiacum genome has a window encoding:
- a CDS encoding acyl-CoA dehydrogenase family protein has translation MQPLELFAVDGLLSDEEHEIAATVRRFVDDALKPNVADWFENATLPRELAKEFGALGVLGMHLDGYGCAGTNAVCYGLACLELEAGDSGFRSFVSVQGSLAMFSIHRYGSEEQKQEWLPRLASGEAIGCFGLTEPDFGSNPGGMRTYARRDGNDWVLHGTKMWITNGSLADVATIWARTDDGVRGFLVPTGTPGFTATTISRKLSLRASVTAELVLDGVRVPASAQLPGARGLSAPLSCLNEARFGIVFGALGAARDCLETALDYATTRVQFDRPIGGFQLTQQKLADLTLELGKGYLLALHLGRLKDAGALRPEQVSVGKLNNVREAIAIARECRTILGGSGITLDYPVLRHANNLESVLTYEGTSEMHTLVIGQALTGLPAFRG, from the coding sequence ATGCAACCCCTGGAACTGTTCGCCGTCGATGGTCTGCTCAGCGACGAGGAGCACGAGATCGCCGCGACCGTCCGGCGCTTCGTGGACGACGCGCTGAAGCCGAACGTCGCCGATTGGTTCGAGAACGCGACGCTGCCCCGCGAGCTGGCGAAGGAGTTCGGCGCGCTCGGCGTCCTCGGCATGCACCTGGACGGGTACGGCTGCGCCGGGACCAACGCGGTCTGCTACGGCCTGGCCTGCCTGGAACTCGAGGCCGGGGACAGCGGCTTCCGGTCGTTCGTGTCGGTGCAGGGCTCGCTCGCGATGTTCTCGATCCACCGGTACGGCTCCGAGGAACAGAAGCAGGAGTGGCTGCCGCGCCTGGCGTCCGGCGAGGCGATCGGCTGCTTCGGCCTGACCGAGCCGGACTTCGGCAGCAACCCCGGCGGCATGCGGACGTACGCCCGCCGCGACGGGAACGACTGGGTGCTCCACGGCACGAAGATGTGGATCACCAACGGTTCGCTCGCCGACGTCGCGACGATCTGGGCGCGTACCGACGACGGCGTCCGCGGGTTCCTGGTGCCCACCGGCACGCCGGGGTTCACGGCCACGACGATCAGCCGCAAGCTCTCGTTGCGGGCCTCGGTCACCGCGGAACTCGTCCTCGACGGCGTCCGGGTGCCCGCGTCGGCGCAGCTCCCGGGCGCGCGCGGGCTGAGCGCGCCGCTGTCCTGCCTGAACGAGGCCCGCTTCGGGATCGTGTTCGGCGCGCTCGGCGCGGCCCGGGACTGCCTGGAGACCGCGCTGGACTACGCCACCACCCGGGTGCAGTTCGACCGGCCGATCGGCGGCTTCCAGCTGACCCAGCAGAAGCTCGCCGACCTGACGCTCGAACTCGGCAAGGGCTACCTGCTCGCGCTGCACCTGGGCCGGCTGAAGGACGCCGGTGCGCTCCGGCCGGAGCAGGTGAGCGTCGGCAAGCTCAACAACGTCCGGGAGGCGATCGCGATCGCCCGGGAGTGCCGCACGATCCTCGGCGGCAGCGGGATCACGCTCGACTACCCGGTGCTGCGGCACGCGAACAACCTCGAGTCGGTGCTGACCTACGAGGGCACGAGCGAGATGCACACGCTGGTCATCGGCCAGGCCTTGACGGGCCTCCCGGCCTTCCGCGGCTGA